One Aegilops tauschii subsp. strangulata cultivar AL8/78 chromosome 7, Aet v6.0, whole genome shotgun sequence genomic window carries:
- the LOC109733856 gene encoding chaperone protein dnaJ 16, which yields MAGSRFGSFKSDKGDSAAAAAAPPQRKDPYEVLGVARTATDQEIKSAFRRMALKYHPDKNADDPVASDKFQEVTFSYSILSDPHKRRQYDTSGFEAIETDSQELELDLSSLNTVNTMFAAIFSKLGVPIKTTVSATVLEEALNGSIVVSQLQLGNPVRKKVEKQTAHFYSVDITEQEAKKGLVCRVHSTEKSKFKLLYFELEENGGLSLALQEDSVKASKVSSAGMYFLGFPVYRFEQNNSAPAAKDPDSAFFKRLDSFQPCDINELKPGTHFFAVYGDNFFKSATYTIEIVCAESFPTEKEKLQSVEAKILTKRAELSKFETEYREVLAKFTEMTSKYTQEMQTIDELLNERNVIHASYTNNPPLKRTSSRNKSKSSPSFKFDEEKNQRKEKKVKDQHMEGCGSEDDDSSEKKTKERFPRKRWLNIPFKVDRRKPC from the exons ATGGCGGGGTCGAGGTTCGGGTCGTTCAAGTCGGACAAGGGGGActcggccgcggcggcggcggcgccgccgcAGAGGAAGGACCCGTACGAGGTGCTCGGTGTGGCCCGCACCGCCACCGACCAGGAGATCAAGAGCGCCTTCCGCCGCATGGCGCTCAA GTACCATCCGGATAAGAATGCTGATGACCCTGTCGCATCAGACAAGTTCCAGGAAGTCACCTTTTCTTACAGCATTCTGTCGGATCCCCATAAGAGGCGGCAGTACGACACGTCAGGATTCGAG GCCATCGAAACTGATAGCCAGGAATTGGAGCTGGACCTATCCAGTCTCAATACCGTAAACACCATGTTTGCAGCTATTTTCAG CAAGCTTGGTGTACCAATTAAGACAACTGTTTCAGCAACTGTTTTGGAGGAAGCATTAAATGGGTCTATTGTGGTTTCGCAGCTCCAGCTAGGAAACCCTGTGCGCAAGAAG GTGGAAAAGCAAACAGCTCATTTTTATTCTGTAGACATCACAGAACAGGAAGCTAAGAAGGGGCTAGTTTGCCGTGTGCATTCAACTGAAAAAAGCAAATTTAAG CTGCTTTATTTTGAGCTCGAAGAAAATGGTGGGTTGAGCCTTGCACTTCAG GAAGATAGTGTAAAGGCCAGCAAAGTTTCTTCTGCAGGAATGTACTTTCTTGGGTTCCCTGTGTATCGTTTTGAGCAAAATAACTCA GCACCAGCTGCGAAGGATCCTGATAGTGCATTCTTTAAAAGGTTGGATAGTTTCCAACCATGTGACATTAATGAACTGAAACCAGGAACCCACTTTTTTGCCGTCTATG GTGACAATTTCTTCAAAAGTGCAACATATACTATAGAGATTGTTTGCGCTGAATCTTTCCCTACTGAAAAGGAGAAGCTACAGAGTGTTGAGGCAAAGATACTCACAAAAAGAGCTGAGCTGTCTAAATTCGAGACAGAGTACCGTGAA GTCTTGGCAAAGTTCACAGAAATGACTAGCAAATACACACAAGAAATGCAAACG ATTGACGAGCTTCTTAATGAAAGGAATGTAATCCATGCATCCTATACCAACAATCCACCTCTAAAACGGACTTCGAGCAGGAATAAATCTAAATCATCACCTTCTTTCAAATTTGATGAAGAAAAAAACCAGAGGAAAGAAAAGAAAGtgaaggatcagcacatggaggGCTGCGGAAGTGAAGATGACGACTCGAGTGAAAAGAAAACCAAAGAGCGGTTCCCAAGGAAGAGATGGCTAAACATCCCTTTCAAAGTTGACAGGAGAAAGCCATGCTGA